The nucleotide window TGGTGAAGCACCAAAGCCCGTCAAAGTGACCAACCGGATTCCCCACCTGACCAGCAATCATTATCCCCAGCTGCGAATGCCTCGAATCAGTCTGTAGTGGGGAAATGACCAGGTAATCTcaggatatatatttttttttaggccAGTGACTCCACTCCAGTCACACATTTCCCTAGTTGATGAAACTTTCTGTCAAAGTTTTTCCGCCGttcgttaataatttattaattgggTCAATGGCGCGCGGAACCAGTCGAGTGCGTGGAAGAAGAGCATTTtttgcggattttttttttttttggaaattatggGGAAGGCAAATCCGTCGTGCgctcaatttttcctcaaagcTCATCATAAGCTTCAACAAGAATGCTGAGGCTAAAGCTTTGTGCCGGTGACTAGCGGGCTATCCATTAAACCACAGACTGGGGCTCGTTAAAAGTAATTATGCGTTCATGTTTCATccggtatttttttcatcgacaaCATCTGAACTAAATTCGCCTCCATAAACCCGGTATCCAATGAATTTCCgctgattaaaaattcatcttcATGGTTGATTCAGGGAAAGAGTGATGAATTATTCACGTGGTTTTGGTTCATTAATTTGACATTAACTGTCTGCCCTTTTCCGAAATAAAATCCCATGAAGTGGTTATTTGACGTTGGTATGAATTATTTCGCTTATTTCCTCGTCGAATTGCAtcctaataaattattcaatgaattcGTTGATTGGGACATTTATCCAATCCGAAATTCTGAAATTTGGCATTTCTACTCGCGAACCTTTCCGACGATTTTATTGATGCGAATCAAGTGTGCGAGtagcaattgaaaaaattttttttttaactcacaGGGGCACAGtagagtaataataataacgaaGGAACTGTTGTATTAACATGTCTGTGTTCTACTGGGATTAGGAATAGATAAATATCTAGATCAGATGGATAAGAGCTTGATTATGAGCTTTCCGCATTCAAGGAAATCAGTCACGCGAATTATTGTACGACAAAGTAGTATAATATTATTTCAGGGAAACTACTTTTGTAGAGctcccaaaaataaaattagaaatattAGACAAACATTTTAGAGAATTATTTTAGTTCTATTTATTTGTCTATGTGCTAAGGGGAAATGCCCAAcgttttgtttattgttttaaatagCACGAGCACACTGTTTTATCGACATTTTCGTATGTACCATTATAAAGTAAATCCGATTCCGTTCATATCGACTGTCAACAACAAAAATGTCtcgaagaaaaagaaaatcaggGCTCGCCGATTCACATTCACACACTAGGCTCGAAGAGGAGTGTGTCATCACCCGAACAAAAAGCCAAACTAGAgagtaattttaataataaagaaCAAAGAAGTGAGAGAACATCCAACGACAGGTTTTCAAATAACGAAATAGTACCACGATATTCTATATGATCCCGAACGATATTTGAGAATATAGTCAAAATGGAAACAATGGCTGATAGTTATAAGACGAAAACGTCAGACTCCTACGAGGACgaggaggagaaaaaacaCTTTCAACGAATCGTCTCAGCTTTCAAATATTACAAGTAAGTGCTTTCTATTTTTCTAGTTTGAATGAATCACGGGGCTTTGGTTATTATGTAATTGACTCACTCAGTTGAGGCAGTAGCGGTACGCAcgaggatttttttacttttcactGGGGGAACATAACCCCAAAAGTACAcacaaatttttgtttttattcttaaataaaacaaaaattttttttttccaaaatacctttattttattgaaatttgattAGAAGATGTTTTTAATACATCAACATATCttacttttttttactatGATCATTCATCTTTTTTGCCTGTGAATGAAACTAGTATTCAACGAATTTTGTTTTCTTGttcagaaattttgaaaataaatgtcaATTTTGTTATGTTATGGTATGTATTTCGTGGAGCCTCAAAAAATGTCACGCTGAACTTTTCAAAAAGAGACCAATTACTTTTGGATTTCAGGCCCCATTCACTGCAGCGAGTGAAGAAGACTGAAAGTTACCTCCTCTCCCTGCCCCCTCATcaccaaaaattattaacaaaatacaGAGAGCATCTGCAGGAAGTCAAGCTGTGCATCGAAAATAACGACGAGATAATAAAGCTCATCATAAAAGACGTATCGCACATATTCGAGAATGTCAATCCATCGAGTGCACATACCGACAGTGTAAGACAAGTTTTCATGGTGTGTGGCATGTTTATTAAGCTATGATAACAAGTGTACCCTCATGATTGTGCAATCGTTGGGTGatagtgaaattatttttacattttgttgATTATATCGATCGAGCCTCCCCAACGTTTACTATTGTCATTGTCTCGATtgtacaaataaattattttattgtgtgaAATATAGGTAGGTCTGATTGCAGACACTCAATCCACGACCGGTGTTGGCTGATCAGGAGAAGGTTCAGGCAACAATTAAGCAATTGGTGAGGGATTGGAGTAGCGAGGGGAAGGATGAGAGGGATGCCTGCTATCAGCCCATTATCGATGAAATTATTGGACAATTTCCAACGGAGTTTTGGTATGTGCtgaatataatttaattatggaGAATTTTATAGCTCATGTATAGCTTGTCTTTCACAATCAAATATCTAATGCttaaattttcacaaaagtCACGAACAACCAATTATCTCTTTGATTATTCAGGAATGCAGCTGATGTTCAGGTACTAGTCCCTGGTGCAGGTCTGGGAAGACTGGCATATGAAATAGCAAAACGTGGATACACATGCCAAGGAAATGAATTCTCCCTTTTTATGCTGTTTGCCTCGCATTTCGTCTTGAATAAGTacggaaaatattgattttcataCCTTTGATGCCTGTAAAGTTTCGTTTGACGTCAAcgaatttatgaatttcagATGCAGAGGAATCAATTCATATCAAGTACACCCATGGGTCCACCAATACATGAATAATCTCCTAGCGGGGCATCAAACACAGGCTGTTGCATTCCCGGATGTTAATCCCAGTGATTTACctgaaaatgttcaattttccATGACTGCGGGCGATTTCTTAGAGGTGTGTAGTGTATGTGAAAATgtccataaattttattttaagtgTTGTATGTTGACAGAGTAGATGGATTAAGTGGCAAATTGATAACTGCGAACTGAAAATTTAACGAATTATTATAATGTAGAgcataatttataataatactGTTCGTATTTAAGGTGTACACAGATACCAATCGATGGGATTGTGTTGCAACCTGTTTTTTCATCGACTGTGCCAACAACGTCGTTCAATTCATTGAAACAATTCACAAAATATTGAAACCTGGCGGTATTTGGATCAACCTTGGACCACTTCTTTATCACTTCAGCGATATGCCCATGGAGGACTCGATAGAGCCCAGTTACGAAGTCGTCAGGGAAGTTATTCTAGGTTTTGGATTTCAAATTGAGGTAAATatcgtaaaataatttttactctGAATATTACGAGTTTACAGTCATTTGATGGatatgtttatttaaaaattcacaatggcctcttcttcaaaattattcttcaaagaaaaatattacgtATACTTCTAAAATCAACAGAGAGATGTGGATAAtcgtttgaattattttcattgttctgtttttttttcgtccaacAGAAAGAACAAGCTCGCGTGCAAACTCGATACGCCCAGAACACAAATAGCATGCTCCAGTGTGAGTACCAAAGTGTCTACTTCGTATgcagaaaatcgaaaaaagacCCGCCGTATGATCACAGAAACGGCAGTGAAGTGAATGGCACACAAGAGCCAGGGAATTAAAGTATACttgtaaaaatgttttctttaCAGAATTTAACAAACTATCTATTATAAGAAATTCAACCGAGCATAGcacaaattaattgaatgaccAAAAATGAGAAGTTCTTTGGATGGatgaatttttacaatttgtGGAGTTAACTGTATCATATATAGAAGAGGAAAGAGCAAAATGGGGCACTTCAACGTTTTCAAAACAAATATTGAGAtggtaaattgaaataattcgcCACATTCgtcacttcaattttttttttaattcatggaACCACAGGTCACACTGTTGCCATATTTTAACTcaatcaaatgtaaatattttcttctaaaACCTACCATAACTACTCAGTACACTTGGGTGCCTCATTCTGCCCCGGCCGATCCTATAATATATCAGTAGTGCCTTTGtatcaataatttatcctCGATCTGAAGGAGGAGAATTGAGAAAGTTTCAGTCAGTAGACAAGTGATGAAGCATAACAAATGATTTTCTTGAAGAATTACATTTGTAACAGTTTTTTTAGTTTCCGTCTCAagattatgaatatttttcaaaaacccTAAGGGCATTGATCTCCACCGTTACCGTCCGGAGTTCTGAATCTAGTTgcatttacaaaaatattaatgattttcaacagaaatttgaataaaaaataaaaaaaattcttcactttATGTTACTCCTTAACTCGAGACGAATCTAAGGAAATCATGAATTGTATCACTTGGCTACTAAATTCCTTGGGCATTATCGCCTGCAGATACAATATTAATTCATATCGATAATATTATTGAATCAATATACTGCGAGGTGAAAAACAGATTGCTATTTTAAAGATAGCTACAATCTTTTCTTGTATTTACAATGAATTTTGTCTACAACAACCATTGGAAGAGCATCAGCGGATTTTGTCGACGGATGACTTAATGTATGCAATATCCTCCATTTATATGAATCATTGTACATAATTATGATCAAGCGAATCCAGTTTTGgcataatttatttcaacgtTGGAGTTCGTGATGGAAAAAGATGGAATTTATACAATTGacgaatcaataaaaaaaatctgctaGTGTATTCTACTAACAAAGGGCTTGAATAAATCCTCCCAATTTTGCTATTTCCGTTCTTTAATTTCATATACTTTTATTCAAATACTGTACAAACAATTGGGCTATCTGATTCAGTTCAACTTGATGCATTTTACTGTATGTGAGGAACTGTCGGCGCAGTCTCGTCAATTGTGCTGCACTCGTGCTTCTCTCGATAATTAAATCATACGAAGGTAGTTTTATGTCACTCGTTATTCCCATTTGATCTGCAGTGATGATGGCCTGAGGAATTAATGCAAAGGGGATGCATTAGCAGGAGAATAAAGTTCACAATCTGTTGAGGTTTTAACTGTTTTTCGCCTCCAGTGGAGGGTACGATATAGACCGTCACTTACGTTGACAATTTCTTGTGATATCCTGTCCAACTCGTAAAGATAATTCGTTGCAGAAACAGCTGgctaaaaatgaaataaattataggATTTTGCTTTTTCTCTTTGTCACGAATTCATTTCACTTACAGATTGAGTACTCATGTTGGGTTTCGGTGCGTCCACTGAATAAAGAGAATGGTAAATGTCTTCTAGAGGTAATTTATCGTCTGGAGTCACTGCGAAGAGAGGACTGTCCCACCGATTTTTGTTGTTAGGAGTTTCGTATCTGAAATTATGATGTTTGACATGTttggtaaatgaaaaaaatgagagtacAATTTTGATGGTTTTTCatctggtaaaaaaaaatatggtacCTCAAAATAAGAGCATCGAAGGTGTCTCTGGAATATTGTTCACCCTCGTCTCGGCCACTGTTCATCAGCCAAGCATGTTCCACAGGAAGATCACATTGAATTGTGCACTGTGGGGTCTTATAGAGCTTCGACAAGCAATAAAGCTCGTATCTGGAGCCCTTAATATAGTTGCTCCCATCGACAATCAGAACATCCCTGGAATTGAGTGTCCTCTGCACTGCCGACCTGATCTCCCCCCTGATCGCCTTTTCCTTCTTCGAATCCATGTAGAAGTCATTTTTAATAAAGCCACCTTTGATAACTAAATCACTTTCACTCACTATTTCcacttttttgtttttatcagAGAAGAATGATTTTAATTCTTGAGTTCTTGAGGTTTTGCCACTCGAGGGAATGCCTGTGATGATGATTAAAGGCATTATCAGGATATTGGTTggggaaaattgaggaaactgatgaaaaGTGTCGTTTTCTAGCACAAAAATCTATAAATGAATGTTTCAATATGTTGAATTGTTTCAATTAAAccagaaaaatagaaaacatACCCTCACAATGTGCTCATGTCAACATTGACACAGCACTACGGCGGTGTAGTGGTCGTCTATGGAACTATTAACCAAAACTGAGGACCATATGATTTCTGATGAAATCCTTCGACGAGATTCTCGGTGTTTACCAccattataaatttttggaaGCGAAACGAGTCACCAATTGCCTATGGTGAATTATGATGATTGAATAATCGACTAtttagtaataaaaattagtttCACTCAACGTAACCGCATGCGACATCTGTGAAGTGAATTTCAAGCTTCTGCTTAATGGGTACTACAGGGTGATAAAAAATGgacgaattattttaatttgtttactttttttatcttctttcaatcaattttttctgaaaaaatttgtattccATGAATCGGGTGGGATTGTATAAGCGGATttgtataataaataattgggtTTTTGCTGGTATGGGATAGGGACTGGGaggaattaattgattcaCGAATTCACATTTACTGTTTatacaataaattcattcgCTTGAACAATCGTTCAATTGTTGAATATACGCAACAGTCAAGGTAATTTCTCTTAAGTGCTacagtttttttcatttttgttgttttttttgttgtttttgacatttttatctaaaagtgAAACGCATACGTGATTATGGATCGTCGTTACAACCGAATTATTAACTGGAATTATATGCTGTATCACAATAAGTCGCATATCACAATTGGTTTTTTAAGTATCGTTACTTTAATCGGCATGAGTCCATTTATGAGACATCATTcgcattttattattatgagTGAATGAGGGAGTATGggagaagaattaaaaatattttgtttggaTTTCTTGGCACACTTGTGCGACataatagaattttttgggaatatttttcatgttggGCATTCACTTTGAGAACGAATGACAGCgacaaaaattatgaagaataaaatatcGAGTTTTACGTGTGCAAGTTGTAAAATCAAGTGAATTCTCCGATGAGGAATGATATCCTCTGCGGATTTAGATAAACAATACAGAGGAATTTGTTGCAATGCAtaaaaatttccccaaaaaatttctatcaaataaatatccatttcagaatcagtaaatatttttcaggctCTTCTCCTGTCCTCCGTTTCACTCCgaatttttcaactaatttAAAAATGTCCATAAATTCGCACTGCGTTGTCATAATTATCCGAAAAACAAAtaacatattttcaattatcattttattcataaatttcctGAAGTTTTCACTTAAGTGGTACATTCATCATCCATTCAATTAACAATTTGTCATTATAACTTATTCCATTCACCGAGTTTGATCTGTAATAGAACGCATATTTATCCAATTTTATGAttcttttctttatttattactGAAAACTCGAGTCaaaaattcaggaattttGCAGCAAATAAAATCGAGCATTAGTACGAGGGGTCAATTTACGTTGTACACAGTAAAATTAACAAGACCGAGATATTCAATTGATAAAGCGAGAGAGTAGTAGTGATAAACGAGTCGTTGAAATAGggtttaaatatttcatatttcattgcagcgcagaaaatatttcaagttaaaaaaaatgaatgcgaTTAGCcgtataaaatttcaaatatctcGACAACAATTAGGTTTACaaagaaatttccaaaaacttTGTTCTTCTAAAATGttacaatttataaaaaagatcttatgacattttttaatatcatcaAAAGTTTCAGACACTTCCATGCAATAATAGGGAGTCTGCGATAGAACGCAAAATCTGCCCCTGAAACTGCGCACTTATGTCGAGAGGGCTTGACCTTACGGTAAAATCCCAAAAGACCTTTTCCGTAGTTAACAAAATTCTCGACAAAAACTTTCCTTTCAGAATTTCCTCTAAACCCTCTCAATATCGAGATAATCTAGCATTACAAACACTCATCAGAAGATTTCCttggaaaaaattcttatAATAGTCCCCAATTCGCctattattttctctttttccatTACACAATCAGCTGAGGCTCTCGCACGACAAAAAACACTCATATCCACTCAGAATACGCAAACATTAAATGCTTGCACTGAGCCCACGATAAATAAACTTAAACCagactttaaaaaataaataaacatcgaaaaaaaaaattatatcctgTGTTGCATCACTGGGGAGTAGTCAGCCTCGATGAgattcattgaaatatttccttcACTATACGCATAATTAAACATTCAAGATCATAACTGTAattgaagcaaaaaaaaaattcaattactaTTCGTCAACGAGTCGTTCTCACTGTCTGAATAACTCAAAAATTGGCAAAAAGAACTAGAAATAATTTCAGACCATAAACTAACATATCTCTCGAATATTAAATCGCCTTATtactacaaaatttttctatacaaTTGtacaatagagaaaaaaattttctttcatcctATATAAATGTCTTTATGCCACACGTAATTCACATCATTCTTTGTAATTTCACATGACATTTGTGTGGCAATAATACTCTCTTTAAATGCGCTGCATTTAATAATCTATATTTAGAATTTGTCAATTCaatgattatgaaaattttaatcgatCAATGATGTGATGAA belongs to Diachasmimorpha longicaudata isolate KC_UGA_2023 chromosome 10, iyDiaLong2, whole genome shotgun sequence and includes:
- the LOC135166981 gene encoding carnosine N-methyltransferase isoform X1 gives rise to the protein METMADSYKTKTSDSYEDEEEKKHFQRIVSAFKYYKPHSLQRVKKTESYLLSLPPHHQKLLTKYREHLQEVKLCIENNDEIIKLIIKDVSHIFENVNPSSAHTDSVRQVFMTLNPRPVLADQEKVQATIKQLVRDWSSEGKDERDACYQPIIDEIIGQFPTEFWNAADVQVLVPGAGLGRLAYEIAKRGYTCQGNEFSLFMLFASHFVLNKCRGINSYQVHPWVHQYMNNLLAGHQTQAVAFPDVNPSDLPENVQFSMTAGDFLEVYTDTNRWDCVATCFFIDCANNVVQFIETIHKILKPGGIWINLGPLLYHFSDMPMEDSIEPSYEVVREVILGFGFQIEKEQARVQTRYAQNTNSMLQCEYQSVYFVCRKSKKDPPYDHRNGSEVNGTQEPGN
- the LOC135166981 gene encoding carnosine N-methyltransferase isoform X2; its protein translation is METMADSYKTKTSDSYEDEEEKKHFQRIVSAFKYYKPHSLQRVKKTESYLLSLPPHHQKLLTKYREHLQEVKLCIENNDEIIKLIIKDVSHIFENVNPSSAHTDSTLNPRPVLADQEKVQATIKQLVRDWSSEGKDERDACYQPIIDEIIGQFPTEFWNAADVQVLVPGAGLGRLAYEIAKRGYTCQGNEFSLFMLFASHFVLNKCRGINSYQVHPWVHQYMNNLLAGHQTQAVAFPDVNPSDLPENVQFSMTAGDFLEVYTDTNRWDCVATCFFIDCANNVVQFIETIHKILKPGGIWINLGPLLYHFSDMPMEDSIEPSYEVVREVILGFGFQIEKEQARVQTRYAQNTNSMLQCEYQSVYFVCRKSKKDPPYDHRNGSEVNGTQEPGN
- the LOC135166990 gene encoding protein KTI12 homolog; its protein translation is MPLIIITGIPSSGKTSRTQELKSFFSDKNKKVEIVSESDLVIKGGFIKNDFYMDSKKEKAIRGEIRSAVQRTLNSRDVLIVDGSNYIKGSRYELYCLSKLYKTPQCTIQCDLPVEHAWLMNSGRDEGEQYSRDTFDALILRYETPNNKNRWDSPLFAVTPDDKLPLEDIYHSLYSVDAPKPNMSTQSPAVSATNYLYELDRISQEIVNAIITADQMGITSDIKLPSYDLIIERSTSAAQLTRLRRQFLTYSKMHQVELNQIAQLFVQYLNKSI